From Borrelia coriaceae:
CCCAAAGACAGTGAAATTTATAACTACCTAACCACCATTACAACATAAACAATGTTAGTAACTTCATAAATGTAATCAAGATAATTAATTATTATTGTTTTAAATATAGTATATATTAATTAAATTAATTAATATATACTATATTTAACAAGTGAGTACGAGGAGCATTTATTATGACTACCACTGTAAACAAATTTGCCATTTTACAAAAAATCGGTAAGGCTTTCATGTTGCCAATAGCCCTCCTGCCAGCAGCAGGACTTTTACTAGGAATTGGTGGCGCATTTACCAACGAAACAATGATTCAAACTTACAGACTTGAAAATACTCTGGGACAAGGAACCCTGCTAAACATTATCCTATCGGTCATGAGAGATACTGGTGGTGTAGTATTTGAAAATTTACCGCTAATATTCTCATTAGGAATTGCCATTGGTCTTGCCAATGTAGAAAAAGGTTCTGCTGGACTTGCAGGAGGAATTGGATTTTTAATTATGCATAAAGCCATAAGCAGTACTCTCGCAATCCAAGGAATAACTGCTGAAACAGTCAATCCTGAATATTTAATGACAACAGGATTTACTGAAGCACAAGCTGTTGCAAAATCATTTGAATATACAAATGTGCTTGGCATACATACCCTCCAGATAGGAGTACTTGGGGGTATGATCTCAGGGTTCATTGCCGCACATCTCCACAACAAGTATTACGACATTAAACTACCTCAGTTTCTAGCGTTCTTTGGAGGAACAAGATTCGTCCCAATAGTTACAACCGGTACTATGTTAATTATTGGTATAATACTCGTATTTATTTGGCCACCTATACAAAGCATAATTGCAATGACAGGTCAAATTGTAGAAAAATCTGGTTACTTTGGTTCATTTTTATTTGGCATAATTGAAAGAGCATTAGTCCCAACAGGTCTTCATCATATATTCTACATGCCATTCTGGCAGACACCTTTAGGCGGAACAATGGAAATTCACGGAGAATTGATTTCAGGAGCACAAAAAATATTTTTTGCACAACTTGCAGACCCAAATTTTTCAGGACACTTTGAAGTTACAAAAGGGACAAGATTTTGGGTTGGAAAATGGCCAGGACATGCATTTGGACTCCCCGGAGCAGCACTTGCCATGTGGTGGGTAGCAAAACCTGAACGCAAAAAAGAAATGGCAGCATTTCTTGGTTCTGTAGCATTCACATCATTCTTAACAGGCATAACAGAACCTGTCGAATTCACATTCATTTTCGCAGCACCTATTTTATTCTTTGGTTTTAACGTCTTTATGTATGGCATGGGATTCGTATTGATGCATCTTTTAAATGTTGGGGTAGGAGTTACATTTGCAGATGGATTTATTGATTACCTTCTTTACGGAATACTTCAAGGGAATGAAAGAACAAGTTGGATAAATATATTCTACGTAGGAATACCTTATTTCTTTATATATTTCTTTGTCTTCAAATGGAGCATAGTCAAATTTGATTTCAAAACTCCAGGAAGAGAAGATGATGGAGTAACTGCTACAAGAGCAAGCTCAAAAGAAATACTTGATAATTTAAAAGAAATTACAACCAAAACCATCACAGGCCTTGGAGGCGTTGGTAATATTAAATA
This genomic window contains:
- a CDS encoding PTS transporter subunit EIIC, translating into MTTTVNKFAILQKIGKAFMLPIALLPAAGLLLGIGGAFTNETMIQTYRLENTLGQGTLLNIILSVMRDTGGVVFENLPLIFSLGIAIGLANVEKGSAGLAGGIGFLIMHKAISSTLAIQGITAETVNPEYLMTTGFTEAQAVAKSFEYTNVLGIHTLQIGVLGGMISGFIAAHLHNKYYDIKLPQFLAFFGGTRFVPIVTTGTMLIIGIILVFIWPPIQSIIAMTGQIVEKSGYFGSFLFGIIERALVPTGLHHIFYMPFWQTPLGGTMEIHGELISGAQKIFFAQLADPNFSGHFEVTKGTRFWVGKWPGHAFGLPGAALAMWWVAKPERKKEMAAFLGSVAFTSFLTGITEPVEFTFIFAAPILFFGFNVFMYGMGFVLMHLLNVGVGVTFADGFIDYLLYGILQGNERTSWINIFYVGIPYFFIYFFVFKWSIVKFDFKTPGREDDGVTATRASSKEILDNLKEITTKTITGLGGVGNIKYHSACITKLRVEVHDMNLVKNNAYFKELGAKGIIRQDKGLQIIFGVVSDNVNTELEKITKES